From the Oscarella lobularis chromosome 13, ooOscLobu1.1, whole genome shotgun sequence genome, one window contains:
- the LOC136194342 gene encoding uncharacterized protein, with translation MDYRVLLLVLLATVLASGQGGGGKGGRPGGIGGGKRDASWELDATELRHYGEALAVRQRVRRELSRYDLSEQLPDLTEARAENYGYGELKQDIGNLIDSLASHFDKTKGDSVKEAEGLKRLVRTLQSYNEAV, from the exons ATGGATTATCGTGTCCTGCTTCTCGTCCTCTTGGCTACAGTGCTTGCTAGTGGCCAGGGAGGCGGCGGCAAGGGGGGCAGACCCGGCGGCATAGGCGGCGGAAAGCGCGACGCTTCGTGGGAGCTCGATGCTACCGAACTTCGTCATTACGGCGAA GCTTTGGCTGTTCGCCAGCGCGTTCGCCGCGAGCTCAGTCGTTATGATCTGAGCGAGCAGCTGCCTGATTTGACCGAGGCTCGAGCTGAAAATTACGGTTACGGCGAGCTGAAGCAGGACATTGGAAATTTGATCGATTCGCTTGCCTCACACTTCGACAAGACTAAGGGTGAC TCGGTGAAAGAGGCCGAAGGATTGAAGAGGCTTGTGAGAACTCTCCAGTCTTACAACGAAGCCGTTTGA
- the LOC136194341 gene encoding collagen triple helix repeat-containing protein 1-like, producing MMIASSTIQRLFAALILFLHAVESDNPKSDQGSVGGCSGVPGIPGSPGHNGLPGRDGLKGDDGMKGAKGDRGDKGAIGKTGPKGSLGQRGSMGPIGIKGGKGTKGNLGERGEPGPQGESGTGNSVINWKQCVWKRNDAKDTGLIQECVFKKRHSFTALKVTYAANMRVACNSGSCCGRWYITFNGAECSGPMTIEGVLRMSNSRDDPLRHRQIEGLCENIPTGSIRVAVHVGNCQRYVSSDRYTGWNSVSRIMIEEYPQSQN from the exons ATGATGATTGCTAGTTCAACTATTCAGCGCTTGTTTGCAGCACTTATTCTATTTCTGCACGCTGTTGAGAGCGATAACCCCAAATCAGATCAG GGTTCTGTTGGAGGGTGTTCAGGAGTACCAGGAATTCCTGGGTCTCCGGGGCACAATGGATTGCCAGGAAGAGATGGATTAAAAGGAGATGACGGAATGAAGGGCGCTAAGGGAGACAGAGGTGATAAAGGAGCCATTGGAAAGACGGGTCCTAAAGGAAGTTTGGGACAAAGAGGATCAATGGGGCCAATAGGAATCAAAGGAGGAAAGGGGACCAAAGGAAATTTGGGAGAACGAGGAGAGCCCGGACCTCAAGGAGAAAGCGGCACTGGCAATTCTGTTATTAACTGGAAGCAGTGTGTCTGGAAAAGAAATGATGCCAAAGATACAGGTCTAATACAG GAATGTGTTTTCAAAAAACGCCACTCTTTTACCGCTCTCAAAGTAACGTATGCTGCCAATATGAGAGTCGCATGTAATAGTGGCTCCTGTTGTGGACGTTGGTACATCACTTTTAATGGAGCGGAATGCTCAGGACCAATGACAATTGAAGGAGTTTTGCGCATGTCCAACTCCAGAGATGATCCTCTTCGACATCGCCAAATAGAAGGACTCTGTGAGAACATTCCAACTGGATCAATAAGAGTAGCTGTTCATGTAGGAAACTGTCAACGCTATGTATCATCTGATCGTTACACTGGATGGAACTCTGTTTCTCGCATAATGATCGAAGAATATCCCCAGTCGCAAAACTAA
- the LOC136194340 gene encoding bactericidal permeability-increasing protein-like: MEKSVCSAATNAINTEANKSLSTLPLLQKVSSDAEINLALAQSPIFNSTFMQTLHKCDFIYTPDPSEPPFQPPSLPPANAVASFSMLSVWITDYVANTAGFVYQKAGLLQINVTQSTIPNSPFISLNTSSIKGFAPGLYSKYPNKALQVLVNATSAPYVNITSSRINFTAPGETVFYVLVDNVTKVEAFTLGVVMHATVFAALTKNGTQEIVTANATYLKSDISLVSTKVGDVKADGFENLINLMCHMVLIPKLNKYGATGFAVPVVDGVSFVNPVLMQGPGYVQIATNVSYTPSMSQTEKQYRYIRLDESKENENDFV; the protein is encoded by the exons ATGGAAAAATCG GTTTGCAGTGCTGCGACGAATGCCATTAACACCGAGGCAAACAAATCTTTGTCAACTCTGCCAC ttttgcAGAAAGTTTCTTCTGATGCAGAAATTAATTTAGCGCTGGCACAATCgccaatttttaattctacGTTTATGCAGACGCTCCATAAG TGCGATTTTATTTACACACCTGATCCAAGTGAACCTCCTTTTCAACCGCCGTCTCTTCCTCCTGCAAATGCAGTAGCGTCCTTCTCAATGCTCTCTGTTTGGATAACGGACTACGTAGCGAATACGGCTGGCTTCGTGTATCAGAAAGCGGGACTTTTGCAGATCAACGTCACTCAGAGCACG ATTCCAAACAGCCCATTCATTTCTCTTAATACAAGCTCTATCAAGGGCTTCGCTCCCGGG cTTTACAGCAAGTACCCCAACAAAGCTCTTCAAGTTCTTGTTAATGCCACGTCAGCTCCGTATGTTAACATAACGTCGTCCCGCATAAACTTTACCGCGCCCGGAGAGACGGTATTTTACGTTCTGGTAGACAACGTAACGAAAGTCGAGGCATTCACACTTGGAGTT gtcaTGCATGCTACAGTCTTCGCAGCTCTTACAAAGAACGGCACCCAGGAGATAGTCACAGCCAATGCTACTTACCTCAA GTCAGACATTAGTCTAGTTTCTACTAAAGTTGGAGACGTCAAG GCTGATGGTTTTGAAAATCTAATTAATCTTATGTGTCACATGGTGCTTATTCCTAAACTTAATA AGTACGGCGCCACTGGTTTTGCTGTACCTGTTGTTGATGGAGTATCGTTTGTCAATCCAGTTTTGATGCAGGGACCA GGATACGTTCAAATTGCTACTAACGTCTCCTATACTCCCTCAATGTCTCAGACAGAGAAACAGTATCGTTACATTCGTCTGGACGAATcaaaagagaatgaaaatgaCTTTGTGTAA
- the LOC136194338 gene encoding glutamate receptor 3-like isoform X1 produces MNGISNYCLVLNFTLVFVTLTVLATGNSDVHFVVLQDELKPFVAKEQLSLLLGGAERVLYASTLNNCDIVCNVPVVHLTDTCLSTSDFRIPTVTVPINSTKRKAGRCAREIGLGHSAEGQMKVVALATSRFQWHRILLHTDEERSFEMLRLLGEKMGLTILSSVSFSDEVAINISVDAVVVHCGTRICYLRFIKMLKLWQEKETIQNIAWLVTEDTAWEIESKPTFWKDIFVTSNSVDVELLGIERVLPAGTQIKSLEEILKCNLFSHCLSANKRAQANLMSVYDAILVLESTVDRDFDEKLDLIFGASEPVVFESSGKARVYSSYNILRLSGSGKVAYVNGYDLMVSAPYFDEDLSRSSQSRRRRALSLPQECPKIDYPYHFNVTSVEERPFLFKNATGSYNGLIVDLMNELQKRMQFTYTIIPARGNKYGNIISSENGTVTATGMMAQLLDCEADLAVGPLFVTSEREKYISFADTCWMDASLTLYGYKRTVDEKDVLAFLRPFSAELWVTLLVTLLGYPIILSIFRLLNVKNRRSPKSFLKLYLESVWQVYGTMTQQGMETGNEEIIDVPIAEAQHRIRNTMSSRLLFGGWFFFTMVVVAMYTANLASFFVADTIPTGIQSVDELADQTNVQYGTVVDSAAERFFRTSSIDRYRRMDDYMKKTKGVMVSSSEEGYERVRNSSGGYVFIWGDLSLEYAVSTSPQCNTRLIGRNFDKSGYGIGMRRGQPYKRNFTLTLLELKDDGSVNTLRDRWITKAGVCLPNEQTGEDLGRPQPLKLRAFLGVFIILFVAVVLAAISWYCVSCCSFDGDENRKNIDNGNGDDNDNGDDFDNIDDYLN; encoded by the exons atGAACGGCATTTCGAACTACTGTCTTGTACTCAACTTCACATTGGTTTTTGTGACCCTTACAGTTCTCGCCACTGGCAATTCTGACGTTCACTTTG TGGTACTCCAAGACGAATTAAAGCCGTTCGTCGCTAAGGAgcaactttctcttctactGGGCGGGGCCGAAAGAGTCCTATATGCGTCGACACTAAATA ATTGTGACATTGTGTGCAACGTTCCTGTTGTCCACTTGACTGACACTTGTTTGTCGACTTCTGACTTCCGCATTCCTACAGTAACGGTTCCCATAAACTCTACGAAAAGGAAGGCTGGTCGCTGTGCGAGAGAAATTGGCCTTGGGCATTCGGCTGAAGGGCAGATGAAAGTTGTAGCTCTCGCTACAAGTCGCTTTCAGTGGCATCGGATTCTTTTGCATACAGATGAGGAGCGAA gtttTGAAATGCTTCGCCTTCTTGGAGAGAAGATGGGACTTACTATTCTCAGCTCTGTTTCATTCAGTGACGAAGTAGCAATCAACATTTCGGTGGATGCAGTTGTCGTTCACTGTGGCACACGCATCTGTTATCTTCGCTTTATTAAA ATGCTAAAATTGTGGCAGGAAAAAGAGACAATACAAAACATCGCGTGGCTTGTAACCGAAGATACTGCGTGGGAG ATTGAATCAAAGCCAACGTTTTGGAAAGATATATttgtgacgtcgaattcCGTTGACGTAGAGTTGCTGGGGATAGAGAGGGTTCTACCCGCTGGAACGCAAATTAAATCGCTGGAGGAGATTTTGAAGTGCAATTTATTTTCTCACTGTCTATCGGCAAATAAACGAGCACAG GCAAATTTGATGTCCGTTTATGATGCCATTCTTGTGCTAGAGTCTACTGTTGATAGAGACTTTGATGAAAAG cttgatttgattttcggAGCATCTGAACCAGTAGTTTTTGAATCATCAGGAAAGGCCAGGGTCTATTCTTCTTACAACATATTGCGTCTTAGTGGATCAGGGAAA GTGGCTTACGTAAACGGCTATGATCTGATGGTCTCGGCGCCTTATTTTGACGAGGATCTTAGCCGTTCTTCTCAGAGCAGACGTCGAAGGGCCTTGTCACTTCCTCAGGAATGTCCTAAGATTGACTATCCGTATCACTTCAATGTGACTTCAGTAGAA GAACGTccctttcttttcaaaaacgCTACTGGCTCATATAACGGACTGATTGTTGACCTAATGAATGAATTGCAGAAGCGCATGCAATTTACCTACACGATTATTCCAGCGCGTGGCAATAAGTATGGAAACATAATCAGTAGCGAAAATGGAACTGTCACTGCTACAGGAATGATGGCTCAGCTTCTTGATTGT GAAGCTGATCTGGCAGTTGGACCTCTTTTCGTAACCAGTGAACGGGAAAAGTATATTTCGTTTGCTGACACTTGCTGGATGGATGCCAGTTTAACTTTGTATGGCTATAAAAGAACCGTGGATGAAAAGGACGTTTTAGCTTTTCTACGGCCTTTTTCTGCGGAACTGTGGGTAACGCTCTTAGTAACGCTACTTGGATATCCCATTATTCTCTCAATATTTCGTCTGCTGAATGTGAAAAATCGGC GATCTCCCAAATCCTTTCTTAAGTTGTATTTGGAAAGCGTGTGGCAGGTCTACGGCACGATGACTCAACAGGGTATGGAAACGGGTAATGAAGAAATTATTGATGTACCTATCGCTGAGGCGCAGCACAGAATAAGAAACACCATGTCTTCACGTCTTCTCTTTGGCGGTTGGTTCTTTTTCACTATGGTTGTCGTGGCCATGTATACGGCCAATTtagcgtcgtttttcgtagCCGACACTATTCCAACAGGAATTCAAAGTGTCGACGAGCTTGCCGATCAAACGAATGTTCAGTACGGCACAGTGGTTGACTCGGCAGCtgaacgattttttcgcACTTCAAGTATAGACAGGTACAGGAGAATGGACGACTACatgaagaagacaaaaggcgTTATGGTGTCGAGCTCTGAAGAGGGATATGAACGCGTTCGTAACAGTAGCGGTGGCTATGTCTTCATCTGGGGCGACCTGTCACTCGAATACGCGGTGAGCACAAGTCCTCAGTGCAACACTAGGCTCATTGGGCGAAATTTTGATAAAAGTGGCTACGGTATTGGAATGCGCCGGGGACAGCCATATAAGAGAAATTTCACGCTGACACTACTGGAATTGAAAGATGATGGATCTGTCAACACGTTACGCGATCGATGGATAACTAAAGCGGGAGTGTGTCTGCCTAACGAACAAACAGGTGAAGATTTGGGAAGACCCCAACCCCTAAAGCTGCGGGCTTTTTTGGGCGTGTTTATAATTCTATTTGTTGCTGTTGTCTTGGCAGCAATTTCGTGGTATTGTGTCTCTTGTTGTTCTTTTGATGGTGATGAAAATCGTAAAAATATTGATAACGGTAATGGTGATGATAATGATAATGGTGATGATTTTGATAATATTGATGATTATCTTAATTAA
- the LOC136194338 gene encoding probable glutamate receptor isoform X2, whose product MNGISNYCLVLNFTLVFVTLTVLATGNSDVHFVVLQDELKPFVAKEQLSLLLGGAERVLYASTLNNCDIVCNVPVVHLTDTCLSTSDFRIPTVTVPINSTKRKAGRCAREIGLGHSAEGQMKVVALATSRFQWHRILLHTDEERSFEMLRLLGEKMGLTILSSVSFSDEVAINISVDAVVVHCGTRICYLRFIKMLKLWQEKETIQNIAWLVTEDTAWEIESKPTFWKDIFVTSNSVDVELLGIERVLPAGTQIKSLEEILKCNLFSHCLSANKRAQANLMSVYDAILVLESTVDRDFDEKLDLIFGASEPVVFESSGKARVYSSYNILRLSGSGKVAYVNGYDLMVSAPYFDEDLSRSSQSRRRRALSLPQECPKIDYPYHFNVTSVEERPFLFKNATGSYNGLIVDLMNELQKRMQFTYTIIPARGNKYGNIISSENGTVTATGMMAQLLDCEADLAVGPLFVTSEREKYISFADTCWMDASLTLYGYKRTVDEKDVLAFLRPFSAELWVTLLVTLLGYPIILSIFRLLNVKNRRSPKSFLKLYLESVWQVYGTMTQQGMETGNEEIIDVPIAEAQHRIRNTMSSRLLFGADTIPTGIQSVDELADQTNVQYGTVVDSAAERFFRTSSIDRYRRMDDYMKKTKGVMVSSSEEGYERVRNSSGGYVFIWGDLSLEYAVSTSPQCNTRLIGRNFDKSGYGIGMRRGQPYKRNFTLTLLELKDDGSVNTLRDRWITKAGVCLPNEQTGEDLGRPQPLKLRAFLGVFIILFVAVVLAAISWYCVSCCSFDGDENRKNIDNGNGDDNDNGDDFDNIDDYLN is encoded by the exons atGAACGGCATTTCGAACTACTGTCTTGTACTCAACTTCACATTGGTTTTTGTGACCCTTACAGTTCTCGCCACTGGCAATTCTGACGTTCACTTTG TGGTACTCCAAGACGAATTAAAGCCGTTCGTCGCTAAGGAgcaactttctcttctactGGGCGGGGCCGAAAGAGTCCTATATGCGTCGACACTAAATA ATTGTGACATTGTGTGCAACGTTCCTGTTGTCCACTTGACTGACACTTGTTTGTCGACTTCTGACTTCCGCATTCCTACAGTAACGGTTCCCATAAACTCTACGAAAAGGAAGGCTGGTCGCTGTGCGAGAGAAATTGGCCTTGGGCATTCGGCTGAAGGGCAGATGAAAGTTGTAGCTCTCGCTACAAGTCGCTTTCAGTGGCATCGGATTCTTTTGCATACAGATGAGGAGCGAA gtttTGAAATGCTTCGCCTTCTTGGAGAGAAGATGGGACTTACTATTCTCAGCTCTGTTTCATTCAGTGACGAAGTAGCAATCAACATTTCGGTGGATGCAGTTGTCGTTCACTGTGGCACACGCATCTGTTATCTTCGCTTTATTAAA ATGCTAAAATTGTGGCAGGAAAAAGAGACAATACAAAACATCGCGTGGCTTGTAACCGAAGATACTGCGTGGGAG ATTGAATCAAAGCCAACGTTTTGGAAAGATATATttgtgacgtcgaattcCGTTGACGTAGAGTTGCTGGGGATAGAGAGGGTTCTACCCGCTGGAACGCAAATTAAATCGCTGGAGGAGATTTTGAAGTGCAATTTATTTTCTCACTGTCTATCGGCAAATAAACGAGCACAG GCAAATTTGATGTCCGTTTATGATGCCATTCTTGTGCTAGAGTCTACTGTTGATAGAGACTTTGATGAAAAG cttgatttgattttcggAGCATCTGAACCAGTAGTTTTTGAATCATCAGGAAAGGCCAGGGTCTATTCTTCTTACAACATATTGCGTCTTAGTGGATCAGGGAAA GTGGCTTACGTAAACGGCTATGATCTGATGGTCTCGGCGCCTTATTTTGACGAGGATCTTAGCCGTTCTTCTCAGAGCAGACGTCGAAGGGCCTTGTCACTTCCTCAGGAATGTCCTAAGATTGACTATCCGTATCACTTCAATGTGACTTCAGTAGAA GAACGTccctttcttttcaaaaacgCTACTGGCTCATATAACGGACTGATTGTTGACCTAATGAATGAATTGCAGAAGCGCATGCAATTTACCTACACGATTATTCCAGCGCGTGGCAATAAGTATGGAAACATAATCAGTAGCGAAAATGGAACTGTCACTGCTACAGGAATGATGGCTCAGCTTCTTGATTGT GAAGCTGATCTGGCAGTTGGACCTCTTTTCGTAACCAGTGAACGGGAAAAGTATATTTCGTTTGCTGACACTTGCTGGATGGATGCCAGTTTAACTTTGTATGGCTATAAAAGAACCGTGGATGAAAAGGACGTTTTAGCTTTTCTACGGCCTTTTTCTGCGGAACTGTGGGTAACGCTCTTAGTAACGCTACTTGGATATCCCATTATTCTCTCAATATTTCGTCTGCTGAATGTGAAAAATCGGC GATCTCCCAAATCCTTTCTTAAGTTGTATTTGGAAAGCGTGTGGCAGGTCTACGGCACGATGACTCAACAGGGTATGGAAACGGGTAATGAAGAAATTATTGATGTACCTATCGCTGAGGCGCAGCACAGAATAAGAAACACCATGTCTTCACGTCTTCTCTTTGGCG CCGACACTATTCCAACAGGAATTCAAAGTGTCGACGAGCTTGCCGATCAAACGAATGTTCAGTACGGCACAGTGGTTGACTCGGCAGCtgaacgattttttcgcACTTCAAGTATAGACAGGTACAGGAGAATGGACGACTACatgaagaagacaaaaggcgTTATGGTGTCGAGCTCTGAAGAGGGATATGAACGCGTTCGTAACAGTAGCGGTGGCTATGTCTTCATCTGGGGCGACCTGTCACTCGAATACGCGGTGAGCACAAGTCCTCAGTGCAACACTAGGCTCATTGGGCGAAATTTTGATAAAAGTGGCTACGGTATTGGAATGCGCCGGGGACAGCCATATAAGAGAAATTTCACGCTGACACTACTGGAATTGAAAGATGATGGATCTGTCAACACGTTACGCGATCGATGGATAACTAAAGCGGGAGTGTGTCTGCCTAACGAACAAACAGGTGAAGATTTGGGAAGACCCCAACCCCTAAAGCTGCGGGCTTTTTTGGGCGTGTTTATAATTCTATTTGTTGCTGTTGTCTTGGCAGCAATTTCGTGGTATTGTGTCTCTTGTTGTTCTTTTGATGGTGATGAAAATCGTAAAAATATTGATAACGGTAATGGTGATGATAATGATAATGGTGATGATTTTGATAATATTGATGATTATCTTAATTAA